Proteins encoded together in one Camelina sativa cultivar DH55 chromosome 9, Cs, whole genome shotgun sequence window:
- the LOC104711823 gene encoding uncharacterized protein LOC104711823 — translation MTNIDDTTSSPMAHPISPSSQPDLPEQTKQDPPSSSDEAASSVSDKKDLASAEEKKPKQNQEEERLDSGRERLKKHRKEIAGRVWIPEIWGQEELLKDWIDCSTFDTCLVPAGISSARAALVEEARRAATASRGLQRLDSRCLILR, via the coding sequence ATGACAAACATCGATGATACGACGTCTTCTCCAATGGCCCACCCGATCAGTCCATCTTCTCAGCCTGATCTTCCCGAACAAACCAAACAAGATCCGCCAAGTTCCTCCGACGAAGCAGCTTCTTCTGTTTCCGACAAGAAAGATCTAGCTTCGGCTGAAGAGAAGAAACCGAAacagaatcaagaagaagagagactgGACAGTGGGAGAGAGAGGTTAAAGAAGCACCGGAAAGAGATCGCCGGTAGGGTTTGGATACCAGAGATATGGGGACAAGAAGAGCTTCTTAAGGATTGGATCGACTGTTCAACGTTCGACACCTGTCTAGTCCCTGCTGGAATCTCTTCTGCACGTGCTGCTCTTGTAGAGGAAGCTAGGCGAGCTGCTACAGCTTCTCGTGGGTTACAACGATTAGACAGTCGTTGCTTGATCTTACGCtga